A single window of Malus sylvestris chromosome 5, drMalSylv7.2, whole genome shotgun sequence DNA harbors:
- the LOC126624479 gene encoding uncharacterized protein LOC126624479 translates to MSEPGSSSDEGSSSFSSKSESAMSESSGSLLESGTRETLDDLPNRQTLAIASSSSMALGEGVVFDAIPIVRSEFTADHLKNNLLDNEKQVEALRQSCNIPRSVGIRLVHDEEWPSEPPQGHVMFYTQILLTLGVRLPLHPWLQKMLSLIGYAPGQLNPGFWDTLIGFYIIWMECGLCEPSFHQWRYCYKMRPAKSCTGYAECACRSERERIVYGKKKAYYTWKNRWCFLYNDWEYDKGVTSERRVLTHFQTVGCNVSTVRTICYLLWSFLASNTLLHVVTRGTIQLFGQELSDIEKVLRVPKEDRHLSKLRPLFRRYGFQPLVSESQGRSMEKVSKKTGTSTHKRKAPVLVPSEDILPHKKIHKFRGEPSVRPKSQDGVLKGPAFRKTGVKAVDNAAAVVAGEGSRLLPHPLTMEHTVQESDPGSRHEGKGKERAGSVPWKDLRVATRPKDFGDINNCLAGRRFAFDELGEPLAKDESDGDRMLKLSSYVMAEYHDRLQEVERYKAKLKENKQLVDEARRNKGLLTQALQLKDETMESLKRRNGENLRLKKLFEATKKQLEVATVEVSKVRGELDGALVEISELEKSIPTEREAAVQEYLSSSTFHLAIKPYCAQEARFEKRKWMAVLDRYDDGSILRKYHEDIDEHHRKGETFVLAVDPRSEDESDNEGSADAQTQHGEEDLGDAEDDGRTRSDTARGSASDENE, encoded by the exons atgtcagagcctggaagttctagtgatgagggctcttctagctttagctctaagtctgagtctgcaatgtcggagtcttcagggtctttgttagagtccggtactagagaaacattggatgatcttcccaaccgtcaaactttagctattgctagttcttcctccatggcgttgggtgagggggttgtttttgatgccatacccatagttcgctctgagttcacagcagaccatctaaagaataacttgttagataatgagaagcaggttgaggcgctaaggcagtcatgtaatatccctcgtagtgtagggatacgtttggtacatgatgaagaatggccttctgaacctccccagggtcatgttatgttctacacccagatattactgactttaggggtgagactacctttacatccgtggttgcaaaagatgttatctttgatcggatatgcacctgggcaactcaatcctggtttctgggatactttgattggattttatatcatttggatggagtgtgggttgtgtgagccttccttccatcagtggcgttactgttacaagatgcgcccagcaaaatcatgcactggttatgccgagtgtgcatgtcggagtgagagagagcgtattgtgtatggtaagaaaaaggcatactacacatggaaaaaccgttggtgctttctgtataatgattgggagtatgataagggtgtcacgtctgagcgacgtgtgcttactcacttccagactgtaggttgtaacgtatcaaccgttcgtactatttgctatttgttgtggtcttttcttgcttctaacactttgcttcatgtagtgacgcggggcaccatccaactgtttgggcaggagctatctgacatagagaaggtgttgagggtgcccaaagaggatagacacttaagcaagctacgacccttatttcgtcggtacggtttccaacccttagtttccgagagccagggacgatcga tggagaaggtaagcaagaaaacagggactagcacccataaaaggaaagcaccagtgttagttccttcggaagacatcctaccgcataagaaaattcataagttccgAGGGGAACCATCTGTTAGACCTAAGTCCCAAGATGGGGTCCTTAAGGGGCCTGCCTTTAGGAAGACTGGAGTCAAGGCCGTTGATAATGCTGCTGCCGTAGTTGCAGGAGAAGGGAGCCGACTGTTGCCTCATCCTCTTACTATGGAGCACACTGTCCAGGAAAGTGATCCTGGTTCCCGCCATGAggggaaaggcaaggaaagagctggcagtgtcccgtggaaggacttgagggttgccacgcggccaaaggattttggggatatcaacaattgcttggcagggcgtcgattcgccttcgatgagctcggagagcccttagctaaggatgaatcggatggcgaccggatgttgaagctgtcttcatat gtcatggccgagtatcacgacagactgcaagaggttgagcggtacaaggcaaaactgaaggagaataagcagcttgtggacgaggcccggaggaataagggacttttgactcaggctctccaactgaaggacgaaaccatggagagcttgaaaaggcgaaatggtgagaacctaaggcttaagaaattgtttgaggcaactaaaaaaCAGTTGGAGGTGGCTACCGTGGAAGTATCCAAGGTTAggggagaattggatggtgccttagttgagatttctgaactggagaagagcattccaactgaaagggaggctgctgtgcaagaatacttaagttcttcgacctttcatcttgctattaaaccctattgtgctcaagaagctcgctttgaaaaaaggaaatggatggccgtccttgatcgttatgatgatgggagcattcttcgaaaataccacgaagatatagatgagcatcatcgaaagggcgagacatttgtccttgctgttgatcctcgcagcgaagatgagtctgataatgaaggtagtgctgatgcacagactcagcatggtgaagaggatcttggggatgcagaggatgatggtaggacgcggagtgatactgccaggggttcggcttcagatgagaatgaatag
- the LOC126624489 gene encoding GDSL esterase/lipase At5g45920: MRPKIYLFGDSITEESFGDGGWGASLAHHFSRTVDVVLRGYSGYNTRWALKVLERVFPGGGVEEGEEEPPLAVTIFFGANDACLPDRCSAFQHVPLDEYKQNLLSIVSFLKKRWPSTHILLITPPPIDEDGRLRFPYIDNPLNQPERTNKAAGAYSEACISVARESGIPVIDLWTKMQQFPDWEKAFLRDGLHLCPRGNRVVFDEVVLKLKGEGLSLETLPVDLPLIADIDTKDPLKAFQM; encoded by the exons ATGAGGCCAAAGATTTACCTTTTCGGCGACTCCATCACCGAGGAGTCCTTCGGCGACGGCGGCTGGGGGGCCTCTCTCGCCCACCACTTTTCCCGCACG GTGGACGTGGTGCTGAGAGGGTACAGTGGGTACAACACCAGGTGGGCCTTGAAAGTTTTGGAGAGGGTGTTTCCAGGTGGCGGTGTAGAAGAAGGTGAGGAGGAGCCGCCGCTTGCTGTCACCATTTTCTTTGGCGCGAATGACGCTTGCCTTCCCGACAGATGCTCTGCTTTTCAACACGTGCCTCTCGACGAGTACAAGCAGAATCTCCTCTCGATCGTCTCATTTCTCAAG AAGCGATGGCCTTCAACTCACATTCTCCTTATCACCCCTCCTCCAATCGATGAAGATGGGCGCCTCCG ATTTCCCTATATTGATAATCCATTGAATCAGCCTGAGAGGACAAATAAAGCTGCTGGGGCTTATTCAGAAGCATGTATTTCTGTAGCTCGAGAAAGTGGGATCCCGGTAATAGATCTCTGGACCAAAATGCAGCAGTTTCCTGACTGGGAAAAAGCTTTCctgag GGACGGTTTGCACCTCTGCCCGCGGGGCAACAGGGTTGTGTTTGACGAGGTGGTCCTAAAGCTGAAGGGTGAAGGCTTGAGTCTAGAAACATTGCCAGTAGATCTCCCGCTTATAGCAGACATCGACACTAAAGACCCTCTTAAGGCTTTCCAAATGTGA